Within the Pseudanabaena sp. BC1403 genome, the region CGCATAATTCTTTCCCATAGGATTCTTGCAACGCATTCAAACTCAAACCTTCCGCCAATCGTAAACCCTGCATGAGTGAGTCCATTAGCTCCTCCTTAGGCTCGATCATCGGAGCCGTAAATCCAATTCCTGTACTTTGCCAGAGCGCGATCGCATCGAGATATTGGCGCATCTTTTGAGGGCGATCGATTCTTTGGCGATCGATGTAACTGGTTGCACCCATGCCCATGCCATAAAAAGGCTGATTGTGCCAATAGGTCAAATTATGTTTTGACTGATAACCAGATTGAGCATAATTCGAGATTTCATAATGTTCATAACCCGCAGATGGAAGTAACTCATGGGCTGATATATACATCTCAACCGTATGGGATTCCGTTGGCAATGGATTGTCACCTGCTTGATATCGTTTTCCAAAGGCAGTTCCTTCTTCGATAGTGAGATCGTAAATGGATAAGTGTTTAGGCTCTAATGCGATCGCCTTCTGAAGCGAATCTTGCCAATCTGCCATCGATTGATGGGGTAGCCCTGAAATTAGATCCAAACTGAAGTTCTCAAAGCCAGCATTCTTAATTGCATCCACGGCTTCATAGATATCCGCAACACTATGACCACGCCCACAGACATCTAATAACTCTTGCTGAAAAGCCTGTGCACCCAGACTGATTCGATTCACACCCAAACTACGATAACCTTGCAAACTCTCCAGACTCACTGTTCCCGCATTCGCTTCGAGAGAGATATCAACATTAGGAGCGATCGCAAAATATTTTGCGATCGCTCCTAGAATTTGCTCAAGCTGCTTTACCGATAGCAAAGATGGCGTTCCACCACCAAAAAAGATCGTTTGCAAAGCTTCCAATGGTGGAATCTCCGCGACAGTGAGCGCAATTTCTTGACATAGCACATCAACATATTGCTGTTTAAGATTCTCACCGCCAGTAGTAATCGCGAAGTCACAATAAAAACAGCGTCGCTTGCAAAAGGGAATATGTATATATAGCGATTTAGGAAAGGTTTGGCTCAAGATATCGATACGCTAATTAATCAAAGGTTAGCGCGAAGTGCCAACCTTTGATTATTGGATAAAGAGATTATATAATTAGATTTAGCTACTTGGCGATCGCGAATTTATCAACCCCAAATACCGATCAAAAACTATGACCAACACAATCTCCAAATTAGAAATCATCTATCCTAGTAGCGATGGGCAACCGATGGCAGAAAGTACCGAGCATTATCAATGGATCGTCACGATTGAAGGCGGATTAGAGGCTCTTTTTAAAGACAACAATGATGTATTCATCGCGGGAGATTTGCTTTGGTATCCTGTGGAGGGGCAGTCAGAAATTCGTCGCGCTCCTGATGTGATGGTCGCGTTTGGTAGACCCAAGGGCGCAAGAGGTTCCTACATTCAACACCTCGAAGAAGGAATTGCACCTCAGGTAGTATTTGAGGTGTTATCTAGGGGAAATCGAATTTCAGAGATGGCAAGAAAGTTTGAGTTCTATCAAACCTATGGTGTTGAGGAATACTATGTTTACGATCATCTTGCCAATGATTTAGTAGGTTGGTTAAGAAATCATGATGATCACCATCTCGAACCAATTGCCGATATCCAAAATTGGACAAGTCCTCGCTTAGGAATTCGTTTTGAACTCACCGATGAAACTCTCAAGATTTTTCAGCCTGATGGCACAAGGTTTTTAACTTATCTCGAACAAGCTGAACAAGCTGAGACTGAAAAAATCGCCAAAGAACAAGCTCTAGATACGATCGCAAAATTTGCTGCTAAGCTCCGAGAAATTGGTGTTGATCCAGAAAATCTTTAACAAAAAATGAGATAAAACGCAAAGTGTCTCATCTCATTTTTTCATTTGAGTAATTCTACTCATTGAAAAATCTAGTTGAAAATTTTGCAAAACAACTGAAAAGAGTTGGCTTGCATCGGCTTTAATTAAAGGAGCGATCGCAAAAAAACAAAGGAAATCACGGCAGAAATATGGGAATTGCGCGGCGACAATTCTTACAAGCAGGACTGACTAGTCTGATCGGATGGCAATTTCTCACCCGCGATCGCGTGGCATTTGCTGCCGATCAATATGTTCGTCAAATGACTGCCTCAACGCCACGTAAACGAGCGCTATTGATAGGGATTAATCAATATGACGCTAAAGAGGAACCGCAAAATTTATTGTCAGCAACAGCGAATGGATGGTTGCCTTTGCATGGTTGCGTCAATGACGTGGAGTTACAAAAGGAATTACTAATTCATCGCTTTGGCTTTGCGCCCCAAGATATTGTGACGCTGACCGATCTTGATGCCACCCGCAGTAACATTGCCGATGCGATCGCGACTCATTTAGTTGCCCAGACTTTGCCCGATGATTTAGTAATCGTTCACTTTAGCGGACATGGTTCACGTCTCGGTAATTACAATACGCTTGTGCCTGTGGATAGTAGCTTGCCTCAAAATCTGGAAAACCTGCGGGACATTACGGAACAGGAATGGCAGGGGTGGCTGCAAGCGATCGCCACGGATCGGATTTTGAATATTATTGATGCAGGCTTTTACTACCCGAATGTATCGGCAATTGGCAATTTCCGTTTGCGATCGCGAGTTGGGCTAAAAAACTGGCAACCACCGACGGTCACAGAGCCGAGCGAGCAACCCATTGATCAGAAACTAATCGGCACAACCCTACGCGCAGCCTCAGGCGATATGCTCTGTGCCGATGCTCAATGGTCAGGCTTTAGTAGTGGCGCATTTACCTACGCTTTAGTGCAGCAACTATGGCAGATCGTTCCTGCGACGAAGATCAATGTGGTGATGAGTGATCTTGCCACCACCCTCGATCGCCGTGCTTTGCACAATGACAATCTCACCATCGAGAAACAAGTTACGAATATGTGGGAAGTTGAAGCGGCGAAGCAAAAGGCGATCTCTACTAGCACCTTTGCTGAGATGTTACCAATTCCTGACTTTGGTTCTGATGGCGTGATTATTAATAGCAGCGATCGCCATACAGCAGATGTCTATTTGGCAGGTTTACCGATCGCCGTTTTGAGTAACTATGCGGTTGGGGCAATTTTGAATGTGGTGGGAGCGACAAGTGCCCAGATAGCTAATCAAGCAGAAACAGCGTCTATTCTAAAATCGATTCCATCTAATCCACAAGCAACAGTTCAACTCAAATCGCGCAATGGATTTAACGGCAAAATTGAAGTTTTAAATGATTACAGCATCAATCCCAAATTGGAAACAGGGCAATTACTTCAGGAAGTAATGCGCGCAATTTCGCACAATGTCCAATTAGCGATCGCCCTTGATGTGGGCTTGAGCAAAATTGAGCGTGTTGATGCCACCAGTGCCTTCTCGACCATGCCAAATATGTTTGGCGTAAATGCCAATGAACAATGCGCGGATTGCCTATTTGGGGTGCAGTCAGCAAGCTATGGTTTATTTACAGTCGGACATACACCGATTCTTGGCTCCTTTGGTTCTGTGGGAGAGTCGGTAGGTGTGGCGATTAAGCGCTTACAACCTTTTCTTGAAAGCCTCCTTGCTGCCAAACTGATCCATACTACTGAAAATCAAGCCGCAACCCATCTCGATGTACGTGTCACGCTCAAAGCCATGATCGGTGTCGATGAAAGAGCCGTCACTGTGGCTAGCAAATCTGCGGCGCGTGCTGCGCTAATTCCTGTAAATACAGTCAGCAATATCGTAAGGACTAAACCAATTAATATCGGCGATCGACTCGAATGTGAGATCGAAAACTTTAGCGATCAGCCGCTATATATGCGAATTTTCTGCCTCGATCCGCGCAGCAAGATTCTCACACCCAACTTCATCGCCACTCCCTACGCCAACGATGGCATCATTCCACCATCGGAAACTTTAACTATTCCCTATCCCAAAGCGCCAATGAATTGGGCTGTCTCTGCTCCTAAAGGCATGGTCGATGTTTATATTGTGATTAGCCGATCGCCACTTTTACAGGTTGCCAAAATTTTAGAAGCCTCGCAACGTCAAGCTTCATCTCTAAATGGATTAATTTCTATTCCCAATCCGTTACAAGTCGCACAATGTCTACTAGATGATCTCGATCGCGCAGGCAAGCCTTCAGATTTTGGCAATGCCGCTAATATAAATGACACATGGATGTTAGATGTCCAACAATGGGCAACCTTCAATTTCAATTATCAAGTTGCGTGAAACAAAAAGTGGCGCGATGCGGTGCTTTTTAATCTTTATCTTCCTAGCGATACAGGCGGCTATCCCTACGTTTTCAGTCTAGCGTCCGTAAACCATCATTTCTATAATGACTTTAGCAACAAATCTTAAAGTATAAAAAAATGGCTGTAAAAAAAGAAGACCCCAAGCGATCGCGTGCTCGTCTGATTGGCAATGTCCTATTGCTGATCGGTGCAGGATTGCTAATTATAAATATATTTTTACCAAACTTATTTGCGCCTCCCGTAGCGCGTGTACCCTATAGCCTCTTCGTGCATGAAATCGAAGAAGGACATGTAGCACGCGTATATATCGGACAAGACCAAATCACCTATCAATTAAAAGGTGTCACTCCTGATATCCCTGGTGATGTGATTTCCACCACCCCAATTTTTGACTTAAATCTCCCCGAAAGACTCGAAAAGAGTGGCGTAGAATTTGCCGCCGCACCTGTGCAAAAGTCTGGCTGGTTCGGCACATTACTTAGCTGGGTAATTCCTCCATTAATCTTTGTGGGTATTTTCCAACTCTTTAGTCGTAACGGTGGCGGCGGCGGTGCACCTGGTGGCTTGCAAATTGGTAAGAGTAAAGCCAAGGTCTATGTCGAAGGCGAAGCGACTAAAACCATGTTTAGCGATGTTGCAGGTGTCGATGAAGCTAAGCAAGAACTTCAAGAAATTGTGCAGTTCCTGAAAACTCCTGAGAAGTACACCAAGATCGGCGCAAGGATTCCTAAAGGCGTATTGCTCGTTGGCCCTCCAGGTACTGGTAAAACTTTGCTTGCCAAAGCAGTTGCTGGTGAAGCAGGTGTTCCTTTCTTCAGCATCTCTGGTTCTGAATTTGTAGAACTCTTTGTCGGTGTTGGTTCTTCACGAGTACGTGACTTATTCGAGCAAGCCAAAAAACAATCGCCTTGTATCATCTTTATCGATGAACTTGATGCGATCGGTAAGGCTCGTTCTAGCGGTGGTATGTACGGCGGTAACGATGAGCGCGAACAAACTCTCAATCAGTTGCTCACGGAAATGGATGGCTTTGGTGTTGATGGAACGACAGTGATCGTTCTCGCCGCAACCAACCGTCCTGAAACCCTTGACCAAGCATTGTTACGTCCAGGTCGTTTCGATCGCCAAGTCTTAGTCGATCGCCCTGATAAGAGTGGACGCTTAGCAATTCTCAAAATCCATGCTGCGAAAGTCACCCTCGACAAGAGTGTTGACCTAGAAACGATCGCTACTCGTACTTCTGGCTTTGCGGGTGCTGACCTTGCCAACCTCGTTAACGAAGCGGCGCTGCTTGCGGCTCGTGCTGGACGTGAAACTGTCTTGCTTGAGGACTTTGCTGAAGCCGTCGAACGAGTTGTTGCTGGTCTAGAAAAGAAGAGTCGCGTTCTCAATGAGAACGAGAAGCGGATTGTTGCCTATCACGAAGTTGGTCATGCTCTAGTAGGAGCGCTTAACTCTAGTAGCGGCAAAGTTGAGAAAATCTCAATCGTGCCTCGCGGTATGGCGGCTCTCGGCTACACCTTGCAACTGCCAACAGAAGATCGCTTCCTGTTAAGCAAAGAAGAAATCGAAGCCCAAATTGCGACTCTTCTCGGTGGGCGATCGGCCGAAGAAATCATTTTTGGTAGCATCACCACTGGTGCATCGAATGATCTCCAACGTGCTACAGACCTTGCTGACAAGATGGTAACTAGCTACGGCATGAGCGAAGTTTTGGGACCACTTGCCTATCAGAAGCAACAAAATCAATTCCTTGGTGGTATGGAGATGGCACGCAATGTCAGCCCTGCAACTTCGGAAGCGATCGACAAGGAAATCAAAACTATCGTCGAAAATGCTCATGCAAAGGCGCTCGCGATTCTCAATGCCAATCGTGATTTGCTAGAGTCAATCTCTGAGAAGCTTTTAGAAACAGAAGTAATCGAGGGTGAATTCCTGACTGGTTTGCTAGCTCAAGTTAAACCTGCTGAAGTTAACGTATAACTTTCTCAATTCATTACAAAAAAGCCGTGCAAAGCACGGCTTTTTTGTTTTTACAGCGCTTTGCGCTCAAACACAAACCGCTATAGTTAGCCCGAATACTGATCGGAAACGTTTGTATTGACATTGTATATACAAAGTCGTTAATATAGAGCTAACCAAGGTATATAAACAATTTTTAATTATGCCTAAGCCATCTCAATCTCAGACGACAAAGATCAAAGATAAAGTTC harbors:
- the hemW gene encoding radical SAM family heme chaperone HemW; the protein is MSQTFPKSLYIHIPFCKRRCFYCDFAITTGGENLKQQYVDVLCQEIALTVAEIPPLEALQTIFFGGGTPSLLSVKQLEQILGAIAKYFAIAPNVDISLEANAGTVSLESLQGYRSLGVNRISLGAQAFQQELLDVCGRGHSVADIYEAVDAIKNAGFENFSLDLISGLPHQSMADWQDSLQKAIALEPKHLSIYDLTIEEGTAFGKRYQAGDNPLPTESHTVEMYISAHELLPSAGYEHYEISNYAQSGYQSKHNLTYWHNQPFYGMGMGATSYIDRQRIDRPQKMRQYLDAIALWQSTGIGFTAPMIEPKEELMDSLMQGLRLAEGLSLNALQESYGKELCDRALRILDRYREKDWVRFVEQSEDVCIMLVSPNGWLFSDIVIADLYENL
- a CDS encoding caspase family protein, producing MGIARRQFLQAGLTSLIGWQFLTRDRVAFAADQYVRQMTASTPRKRALLIGINQYDAKEEPQNLLSATANGWLPLHGCVNDVELQKELLIHRFGFAPQDIVTLTDLDATRSNIADAIATHLVAQTLPDDLVIVHFSGHGSRLGNYNTLVPVDSSLPQNLENLRDITEQEWQGWLQAIATDRILNIIDAGFYYPNVSAIGNFRLRSRVGLKNWQPPTVTEPSEQPIDQKLIGTTLRAASGDMLCADAQWSGFSSGAFTYALVQQLWQIVPATKINVVMSDLATTLDRRALHNDNLTIEKQVTNMWEVEAAKQKAISTSTFAEMLPIPDFGSDGVIINSSDRHTADVYLAGLPIAVLSNYAVGAILNVVGATSAQIANQAETASILKSIPSNPQATVQLKSRNGFNGKIEVLNDYSINPKLETGQLLQEVMRAISHNVQLAIALDVGLSKIERVDATSAFSTMPNMFGVNANEQCADCLFGVQSASYGLFTVGHTPILGSFGSVGESVGVAIKRLQPFLESLLAAKLIHTTENQAATHLDVRVTLKAMIGVDERAVTVASKSAARAALIPVNTVSNIVRTKPINIGDRLECEIENFSDQPLYMRIFCLDPRSKILTPNFIATPYANDGIIPPSETLTIPYPKAPMNWAVSAPKGMVDVYIVISRSPLLQVAKILEASQRQASSLNGLISIPNPLQVAQCLLDDLDRAGKPSDFGNAANINDTWMLDVQQWATFNFNYQVA
- the ftsH gene encoding ATP-dependent zinc metalloprotease FtsH; the protein is MAVKKEDPKRSRARLIGNVLLLIGAGLLIINIFLPNLFAPPVARVPYSLFVHEIEEGHVARVYIGQDQITYQLKGVTPDIPGDVISTTPIFDLNLPERLEKSGVEFAAAPVQKSGWFGTLLSWVIPPLIFVGIFQLFSRNGGGGGAPGGLQIGKSKAKVYVEGEATKTMFSDVAGVDEAKQELQEIVQFLKTPEKYTKIGARIPKGVLLVGPPGTGKTLLAKAVAGEAGVPFFSISGSEFVELFVGVGSSRVRDLFEQAKKQSPCIIFIDELDAIGKARSSGGMYGGNDEREQTLNQLLTEMDGFGVDGTTVIVLAATNRPETLDQALLRPGRFDRQVLVDRPDKSGRLAILKIHAAKVTLDKSVDLETIATRTSGFAGADLANLVNEAALLAARAGRETVLLEDFAEAVERVVAGLEKKSRVLNENEKRIVAYHEVGHALVGALNSSSGKVEKISIVPRGMAALGYTLQLPTEDRFLLSKEEIEAQIATLLGGRSAEEIIFGSITTGASNDLQRATDLADKMVTSYGMSEVLGPLAYQKQQNQFLGGMEMARNVSPATSEAIDKEIKTIVENAHAKALAILNANRDLLESISEKLLETEVIEGEFLTGLLAQVKPAEVNV
- a CDS encoding Uma2 family endonuclease, with amino-acid sequence MTNTISKLEIIYPSSDGQPMAESTEHYQWIVTIEGGLEALFKDNNDVFIAGDLLWYPVEGQSEIRRAPDVMVAFGRPKGARGSYIQHLEEGIAPQVVFEVLSRGNRISEMARKFEFYQTYGVEEYYVYDHLANDLVGWLRNHDDHHLEPIADIQNWTSPRLGIRFELTDETLKIFQPDGTRFLTYLEQAEQAETEKIAKEQALDTIAKFAAKLREIGVDPENL